A genomic stretch from Arachis stenosperma cultivar V10309 chromosome 3, arast.V10309.gnm1.PFL2, whole genome shotgun sequence includes:
- the LOC130965639 gene encoding DNA repair protein recA homolog 2, mitochondrial-like: MVWRVIFEASDLEFEVIHDDVKATKKDDALRLAVSQLANELSEELMLSLQKFFGVRRAQVISTGSLKLDIALGMGRLPKGRIVEIYGREAAGKTTLALQVIKEARKHRGYCAYLDVENALDASLVESIGVNIEKFLVSHPDCAENVLSMVDTLTKSGAVDVIVVDSVAALLPKRELDQLGVSTKLDLQPQLMTQALRKIQYSLSHSQTLIIFVNQVETILLDQFQTLLFEFLFVIYLRFTGFIIPSSYKIVISRQVAIQGR; encoded by the exons ATGGTATGGAGAG TCATCTTTGAAGCCTCAGATTTAGAATTTGAAGTGATCCATGATGATGTCAAAGCAACAAAAAAAGATGATGCACTTCGCTTGGCTGTCTCACAACTTGCTAATGAGCTTAGTGAGGAATTAATGTTATCTTTGCAGAAGTTTTTCGGTGTGCGCCGTGCTCAAGTGATATCTACGGGCTCCCTAAAGCTTGACATAGCTCTTGGAATGGGAAGATTGCCAAAG GGTAGGATTGTTGAAATTTATGGACGAGAAGCAGCTGGCAAGACAACACTTGCACTTCAAGTTATTAAAGAAGCTCGAAAGCATAGAG GATATTGTGCATATCTTGATGTAGAGAATGCATTGGACGCTTCACTTGTGGAATCAATAGGTGTGAATATCGAAAAATTTCTTGTCTCACATCCAGACTGTGCCGAAAATGTGTTGAGCATGGTTGATACATTAACGAAAAGTGGAGCTGTAGATGTGATTGTGGTTGATAGT GTTGCTGCCCTTCTACCCAAGCGTGAACTTGATCAGTTAGGTGTTAGCACCAAACTAGATTTACAACCCCAACTGATGACCCAAGCACTGCGGAAAATTCAGTATTCATTATCACATTCACAAACTCTTATCATTTTTGTTAATCAGGTTGAAACCATACTACTTGATCAATTTCAAACCTTACTATTTGAATTTCTTTTTGTAATATATTTACGATTCACTGGCTTTATCATTCCATCTTCGTACAAAATTGTAATATCCCGGCAAGTGGCAATTCAAGGAAGGTGA
- the LOC130970056 gene encoding probable F-box protein At5g04010 — MDNPPSATLSPPPWEVLVLVAHYLDPKTLAIASCVSNSWSSSMSSDHLWIPFLTAHFPSLSNLPSSSADAVSCRRLFGIGHSAVKRRRKNPTKLKLSLADLVFAVSISSADSSVFSVTKSGESLVMDPPGVFRFDVGFGSDGAAVEESVKEVKITWNVILKGWREVFTMMSCKGKINFVAGAEGWFSKELPAPGCCSSAVGSAVVADMNVGLMCGEKRSNGKVKVNKVSVGILSVVDWRYISVQDGLRYLQHFLLT, encoded by the coding sequence ATGGATAATCCTCCTTCTGCAACGCTATCACCACCGCCATGGGAGGTCCTTGTTCTCGTCGCTCACTACCTTGACCCCAAAACCCTCGCCATAGCTTCCTGCGTCTCAAACTCATGGTCGTCTTCAATGTCTTCCGACCACCTCTGGATACCATTCCTCACCGCCCATTTTCCTTCTCTCTCGAACCTTCCGTCTTCTTCTGCAGATGCCGTTTCATGCCGCCGTCTGTTCGGAATAGGCCACTCCGCTGTCAAGCGCCGCCGCAAGAATCCCACAAAGCTGAAGCTCTCCCTCGCAGACCTCGTTTTCGCCGTCTCAATTTCCTCGGCCGATTCCAGCGTCTTCTCCGTGACAAAATCCGGCGAGTCGCTGGTTATGGATCCCCCGGGCGTGTTTCGCTTCGACGTTGGCTTTGGCTCCGATGGTGCGGCGGTTGAAGAAAGCGTGAAGGAGGTGAAGATCACGTGGAACGTGATATTGAAAGGGTGGAGAGAGGTTTTCACCATGATGAGCTGTAAGGGGAAAATTAATTTTGTGGCTGGTGCGGAGGGGTGGTTCTCGAAGGAGCTTCCAGCTCCAGGGTGTTGCTCGAGTGCGGTGGGGAGTGCAGTGGTGGCGGATATGAACGTGGGATTAATGTGCGGTGAAAAGAGGAGTAATGGGAAGGTGAAGGTGAATAAGGTGAGTGTGGGGATTTTGAGTGTTGTGGATTGGAGGTATATTAGTGTTCAAGATGGTCTTAGGTATTTGCAACATTTTCTGCTAACTTAA